One window from the genome of Pyrus communis chromosome 16, drPyrComm1.1, whole genome shotgun sequence encodes:
- the LOC137720466 gene encoding protein ORANGE, chloroplastic-like, with protein MLCSGRLLAVSFPLNRYCPYKLHSSSCSGFSYARSPKSTSSSKWRSMAMASDPDSSSFGPSVDSDPNPAADTNPAGFCIIEGPEMVQDFAKMELQEIKENIRSRRNKIFLHMEEVRRLRIQQRIKSAELGTLDQENELPSFPSFIPFLPPLSSDNLKQYYAICYSIIAGFILFGGLISPSLELKLGIGGTSYKDFIVNMHLPLQLSQVDPIVASFSGGAVGVISALMVVEINNVKQQEQKRCKYCVGTGYLACARCSSTGTLVLTEPVSTVDGRSQPLSLPKTERCSNCSGAGKVMCPTCLCTGMAMASEHDPRIDPFD; from the exons atgcTCTGTTCCGGCCGACTTTTGGCCGTTTCCTTCCCGCTAAATCGGTACTGCCCGTACAAATTGCATAGCTCTAGCTGCTCCGGATTCAGCTACGCAAGAAGCCCCAAATCAACAAGCAGCTCCAAATGGAGATCCATGGCGATGGCGTCCGACCCCGACTCCTCCTCTTTCGGTCCCTCTGTCGACTCTGATCCTAATCCCGCCGCCGATACCAACCCAGCCGG ATTTTGTATCATAGAGGGGCCTGAAATGGTGCAGGACTTTGCCAAAATGGAGTTGCAGGAGATCAAAGAGAATATTCGAAGCCGACGAAACAAGATTTTCTTGCATATGGAAGAG GTTCGCAGGCTGCGGATACAACAAAGGATTAAAAGCGCAGAGCTTGGAACGTTAGACCAAGAAAACGAACTTCCTAGTTTTCCGTCTTTCATTCCATTTTTGCCTCCCCTG AGTTCAGACAACCTTAAGCAGTACTATGCTATCTGTTATTCAATTATTGCGGGGTTTATACTTTTCGGTGGCCTCATATCACCCTCT CTGGAGTTGAAGCTGGGGATAGGAGGCACATCATACAAAGATTTTATAGTAAATATGCATCTGCCGTTGCAGTTGAG CCAAGTTGATCCCATTGTGGCGTCGTTCTCAGGAGGAGCAGTCGGAGTGATCTCAGCATTGATGGTAGTTGAAATAAACAATGTGAAACAGCAGGAGCAAAAAAGATGTAAATATTGTGTTGGAACTG GATATCTTGCTTGTGCTCGCTGCTCAAGCACTGGAACCCTTGTTCTTACTGAACCAGTATCAACAGTTGATGGCAGAAGTCAGCCCCTCTCACTGCCTAAAACCGAAAGATGTTCGAACTGCTCAGGAGCGGGAAAG GTAATGTGTCCTACATGCCTTTGCACTGGAATGGCGATGGCAAGTGAACACGACCCTCGGATTGATCCCTTCGATTAG
- the LOC137720996 gene encoding uncharacterized protein, with protein MEALIASYGNSSSSASSSKSPVPPPDLNNSQNPAPALPPPPLPLLESANSLGFLDLSLSDRPSRVRNFPHVKGNYVVYVYIPVYIPPAPRKEMALFLNKLDSLVPGLHAVDVNVPLDTLRNDKHKLEQVALGRKLHISLGRTVPVRVNQIDSLVTMLRQKLQIQRRYWIDFSKWEVFVNDDQTRTFVSIEVIAAGLAEITKQIQAVNEVYKLHNLPEFYKVPRPHISVAWALGDISNPLKKVFEGERRRSAVGRSLQKSIFTSKFNGIECRVGNKIHKICKFSEE; from the exons ATGGAGGCCCTGATCGCCTCGTACGGAAACTCATCGTCGTCGGCCTCAAGCTCCAAGTCACCGGTTCCACCTCCAGATCTGAACAACTCTCAAAACCCGGCCCCAGCTCTGCCTCCGCCACCTCTACCACTTCTCGAAAGCGCCAATTCCTTGG GATTTCTGGACTTGTCACTAAGCGATCGGCCGAGCAGAGTCAGGAACTTCCCTCACGTCAAAGGGAACTACGTAGTATATGTATACATCCCAG TTTATATACCGCCAGCACCGAGGAAAGAGATGGCCTTGTTTTTGAACAAGCTAGATTCTCTGGTACCTGGTCTCCATGCCGTTGACGTTAACGTCCCGCTTGACACTCTGCGGAATGACAAGCACAAGCTCGAACAAGTTGCTTTAGGTAGAAAATTGCATATAAGTCTGGGAAGAACTGTCCCGGTTCGGGTGAACCAGATTGATTCCTTGGTGACAATGCTGCGGCAGAAGCTTCAAATTCAGAGGCG ATATTGGATTGATTTTAGCAAATGGGAAGTTTTTGTTAACGATGATCAGACCCGGACCTTTGTGTCGATAGAAGTCATTGCTGCTGGGTTAGCTGAG aTAACAAAGCAGATTCAAGCTGTCAATGAGGTGTATAAGCTTCACAATCTTCCTGAATTCTACAAG GTTCCACGCCCTCATATATCGGTAGCTTGGGCATTGGGTGACATAAGCAATCCCCTGAAGAAAGTGtttgaaggagaaagaagaagatctGCAGTTGGAAGATCATTACAGAAAAGTATTTTTACTAGTAAGTTCAACGGCATCGAATGTAGGGTCGGGaataaaatacacaaaataTGCAAATTTTCTGAAGAATAA
- the LOC137720204 gene encoding light-harvesting complex-like protein 3 isotype 1, chloroplastic yields MASIAISASLQTVCSSHQVTKQPQSKPGARSLGMKEATCVVALNVEANSLNVSAQEKSALRIQKHKAEDAADSKSKDGLRGAELSAVKFRDERWKNGTWDLNMFSKNGKMYWDGIILAEAKRRKFLELHPEASMNDDPVVFRSSIIPWWAWMMRSYLPEAELINGRAAMVGFFMAYVVDALTGLGVVGQTGNFICKAGFFVTVIAIILIRRTQDVGNLRKLADEATFYDKQWQASWQHQNDQTGKKI; encoded by the exons ATGGCTTCAATTGCCATTTCTGCTTCACTGCAAACAGTTTGCAGCTCACATCAAGTCACAAAACAGCCCCAATCGAAACCAGGAGCTCGCTCTTTGGGGATGAAAGAAGCAACGTGTGTTGTTGCTCTGAATGTGGAAGCAAATAGTTTGAACGTATCTGCACAAGAGAAATCTGCTTTACGCATCCAAAAACACAAGGCAGAGGATGCTGCTGACTCCAAATCAAAGGATGGTCTCAGGGGCGCAGAGTTGTCCGCTGTGAAATTCAGGGATGAGAGGTGGAAGAATGGGACATGGGATCTGAATATGTTTTCTAAAAATGGCAAGATGTATTGGGATGGCATCATTCTAGCAG AAGCAAAAAGGAGGAAGTTCCTTGAGCTTCACCCGGAAGCATCCATGAACGATGACCCGGTAGTGTTTAGGAGCTCCATCATACCATGGTGGGCATGGATGATGAGATCTTATCTCCCGGAGGCTGAGCTGATCAACG GTCGAGCGGCAATGGTGGGATTCTTCATGGCATATGTTGTAGATGCCTTAACGGGGCTCGGGGTTGTGGGGCAAACTGGAAACTTCATCTGCAAGGCAGGGTTTTTCGTGACAGTCATTGCTATAATACTCATTAGGCGAACACAAGATGTCGGAAACCTTAGGAAGCTCGCCGATGAAGCTACCTTCTACGACAAGCAATGGCAAGCTTCGTGGCAACATCAAAACGATCAAACTGGAAAAAAGATATAA
- the LOC137720203 gene encoding glutamate dehydrogenase 2: protein MNALAATSRNFKNAARILGLDAKIEKSLLIPFREIKVECTIPKDDGSLVSYVGFRVQHDNARGPMKGGIRYHPEVDPDEVNALAQLMTWKTAVADIPYGGAKGGIGCTPRDLSMSELERLTRVFTQKIHDLIGIHTDVPAPDMGTNAQTMAWILDEYSKFHGHSPAVVTGKPIDLGGSLGREAATGRGVVFGTEALLAEYGKSCKGLTFVIQGFGNVGSWAAKLIHEKGGKVIAVSDISGAVKNPNGLDIIELVKHKESTGSLLNFSGGDNMDPNEILIHECDVLIPSALGGVLNRENASSVRAKFIVEAANHPTDPEADEILSKKGIIILPDIYANAGGVTVSYFEWVQNIQGFMWEEEKVNNELQRYMTRAFHNIKSMCKTYDCNLRMGAFTLGVNRVARATNLRGWEA from the exons ATGAACGCCCTCGCCGCAACAAGCCGCAATTTCAAAAACGCCGCGCGTATTCTCGGACTCGATGCGAAGATTGAGAAGAGTCTCTTGATCCCCTTCAGAGAGATCAAG GTGGAGTGCACAATTCCTAAGGACGATGGAAGCTTGGTGTCGTACGTTGGATTCAGAGTGCAACATGATAATGCACGTGGACCAATGAAGGGAGGGATCAGATATCATCCTGAG GTTGATCCGGATGAAGTGAATGCCCTGGCTCAGCTGATGACCTGGAAGACTGCTGTGGCAGACATTCCATATGGTGGAGCCAAGGGTGGAATTGGATGCACCCCGAGGGACTTAAGTATGAGCGAGTTGGAGCGTCTGACTCGCGTCTTCACTCAGAAAATCCATGATCTCATTGGAATTCATACTGATGTTCCCGCACCCGATATGGGCACCAATGCACAGACCATGGCATGGATTTTGGATGAGTACTCCAAATTTCATGGTCACTCACCAGCTGTTGTCACTGGAAAGCCCATA GATCTTGGGGGATCACTAGGTAGGGAGGCTGCAACTGGTCGCGGTGTTGTTTTTGGAACAGAAGCTTTACTTGCAGAATATGGGAAGTCATGCAAGGGCTTGACTTTTGTTATTCAG GGTTTCGGAAATGTGGGATCCTGGGCAGCAAAGCTTATACATGAGAAAGGTGGTAAGGTCATTGCTGTAAGTGACATTAGTGGTGCAGTTAAGAACCCGAATGGGCTTGATATCATTGAGTTGGTTAAGCACAAGGAAAGCACTGGGAGTCTGTTAAATTTCAGTGGCGGAGATAACATGGATCCTAATGAGATACTTATACACGAATGCGATGTTCTCATCCCTTCTGCTTTAGGTGGAGTTCTGAACAG GGAAAATGCTTCATCTGTGAGAGCAAAATTCATTGTTGAGGCAGCAAATCACCCTACCGATCCAGAAGCTGATGAG ATTTTATCCAAGAAAGGGATTATCATACTGCCAGACATATACGCAAATGCTGGTGGTGTGACTGTTAGCTACTTTGAGTGGGTTCAG AACATTCAAGGGTTTATGTGGGAGGAAGAGAAAGTGAATAACGAGCTTCAGAGGTACATGACTCGGGCGTTTCATAACATCAAGAGCATGTGCAAGACCTATGATTGTAATCTCAGAATGGGTGCCTTCACATTGGGTGTAAACCGGGTTGCGCGCGCCACCAACTTAAGGGGTTGGGAAGCATAA
- the LOC137721404 gene encoding mediator of RNA polymerase II transcription subunit 31-like isoform X1, whose translation MASCTESDDTADTPPPTNSIYKDPDDGRQRFLLELEFVQCLANPTYIHYLAQNRYFEDDAFIGYLKHLQYWQRPEYTRFIMYPHYLFFLVQLQNANFRAAMAHPGNNELAHRQQFYFWKNYRNNRLKHILPRPLPEPVPALPPPAPTRQAVPPVPPVPATSVSVTAIAPAPSPMQYAMPPGSAPKVEPRNSGVDRRKRKRMVKN comes from the exons ATGGCGTCCTGCACAGAGAGTGATGACACAGCCGATACTCCACCCCC GACAAACAGTATTTACAAGGACCCAGATGACGGCCGGCAGCGATTCTTGCTCGAATTGGAGTTCGTCCAGTGCCTCGCAAATCCCACCTACATTCact ATTTGGCTCAGAATCGTTACTTTGAGGATGATGCTTTCATTGGGTACTTGAAACATCTTCAGTATTGGCAGCGTCCCGAGTATACGAGATTTATAAT GTATCCTCATTACCTGTTTTTTCTTGTGCAACTTCAAAATGCGAACTTTCGCGCTGCAATGGCACATCCTGGAAACAAC gAATTGGCACATAGGCAGCAATTCTACTTCTGGAAGAACTATAGGAACAACCGTTTGAAACATATATTACCGAGACCCCTCCCTGAACCCGTTCCTGCACTTCCACCACCTGCACCAACTCGGCAAGCTGTGCCTCCCGTTCCACCTGTGCCGGCTACTTCTGTTTCTGTTACAGCAATTGCTCCAGCCCCTTCTCCTATGCAGTATGCTATGCCCCCTGGGTCTGCTCCAAAAGTTGAACCGAGGAATAGTGGGGTTGATCGACGAAAGAGGAA GAGAATGGTCAAGAACTGA
- the LOC137721404 gene encoding mediator of RNA polymerase II transcription subunit 31-like isoform X2, with protein MASCTESDDTADTPPPTNSIYKDPDDGRQRFLLELEFVQCLANPTYIHYLAQNRYFEDDAFIGYLKHLQYWQRPEYTRFIMYPHYLFFLVQLQNANFRAAMAHPGNNELAHRQQFYFWKNYRNNRLKHILPRPLPEPVPALPPPAPTRQAVPPVPPVPATSVSVTAIAPAPSPMQYAMPPGSAPKVEPRNSGVDRRKRKKDG; from the exons ATGGCGTCCTGCACAGAGAGTGATGACACAGCCGATACTCCACCCCC GACAAACAGTATTTACAAGGACCCAGATGACGGCCGGCAGCGATTCTTGCTCGAATTGGAGTTCGTCCAGTGCCTCGCAAATCCCACCTACATTCact ATTTGGCTCAGAATCGTTACTTTGAGGATGATGCTTTCATTGGGTACTTGAAACATCTTCAGTATTGGCAGCGTCCCGAGTATACGAGATTTATAAT GTATCCTCATTACCTGTTTTTTCTTGTGCAACTTCAAAATGCGAACTTTCGCGCTGCAATGGCACATCCTGGAAACAAC gAATTGGCACATAGGCAGCAATTCTACTTCTGGAAGAACTATAGGAACAACCGTTTGAAACATATATTACCGAGACCCCTCCCTGAACCCGTTCCTGCACTTCCACCACCTGCACCAACTCGGCAAGCTGTGCCTCCCGTTCCACCTGTGCCGGCTACTTCTGTTTCTGTTACAGCAATTGCTCCAGCCCCTTCTCCTATGCAGTATGCTATGCCCCCTGGGTCTGCTCCAAAAGTTGAACCGAGGAATAGTGGGGTTGATCGACGAAAGAGGAA GAAAGACGGTTAA